In the Gemmatimonadota bacterium genome, CTCAAGGTCCTTGCCGTACCAGGTGGTGTCCTGCGAGATCAGGTTCAGCTCGACGGCTCCCTGGCCGGCCAGCGTCCGGGCCTCTTCCAAGAGTGAATCCACGGTGCGGCTACGCTGGCCGCCCCGGATGGCCGGGATGATGCAGAACGTGCACCGGCGGTCGCACCCCTCGGCGATCTTGAGGTAGACGGAATGGCGGGGCGTGGTGATGACCCTCGGGTAGGAATAGTCGGTGGGCAGGGGCTGCCTGCGTATCTCCCGCAGGGTCTCGCGCCGGTCGCGCAGGCGGTCCAGCAGCTGGACGATGCGCGGGTATTGATGCACGCCGATCACGGCGTCCACTTCCGGCATTTCGGCGACCAGGCCGTGGGCGTACCGCTGCGCCATGCATCCCGTGACGACGAGCGAATCGCACCGGCCGTCCTCCTTGAACCGCGCGAGGTCAAGGATGGTCTCGATGGACTCCTCTTTGGCCGGACCGATGAACGCGCAGGTGTTCACGATGATGACGTCCGCGTCGCCGTGGTCGGCCACTACGTTGTATCCGGCCCGGGTGAGCTGGCCCAGCATGACTTCGGAATCCACCAGGTTCTTCGAACAACCCAGGCTGGCGAGACTGATGTTGGGCACGGTCTTTCTCCGCTTGCTGCGCTTTCTCCGCTTGCTGCGCTTTCTTCGCTTGCTGCGCGGCGCCTTTCAGCGCAGGTCAACCCATTCGACCCCCTCGGGCACCGTCATTTCGAACAGCCCGGGAGCGAGTTTCTCGTTTAGTCGGTAATCCATGAAACGCAGGGTGGTTTCAGACCCCATGTCGTCCGTATACGTCACTTTCCGAGTAAGCCAGTTTTCCTCGTCCACCCAGATGCGCAGATCCGGAAGGCCGTCGGCCGGTTCGACGGCGGTGAGCCTGAGCCGGGAACACGGCATGCCATCGACCGGTTCCCTGCCCTCCAGCGCATACAGGTAACGGTTCGAGTAGTTGAATATGAAGTCGTCCGGTCGGCCTGGCCGGCTCGTACGCCCGGGTCCGGATTCCGTCCCTTCTTCTCCCGCCGGCGACACGATGACCTGGCGGTTTCCGGGCACGTAAGTCCACAGCGTCTCGCCGTCTGAAACGATGGTCTGGCCGGCCTCTTCCAGGCGCAGGCGGTTCCGGTCCCTCTGCAGATAGAGTTTCCCCTCGGTCTCACTCCGGCTTTCGAGCACGGCCGCGAACGTCGTAACGGTATACCGGGCCGCCAGCGACCGCACGCCGTCGAGGCGCTGGCGCATCTTTCCGGTGACGATCTCCGCCGTATGAGGCTGCTCCGGCGCTACAAAGCCCCGCAGCGGTCCGACGTCCTCCGGCGATCCGACGTCTTCCGGCATCCGGACGCTTCCCGGTGCTCCAACGCCCTGCATCACGAACAGCCCGGTCAACAGGCCGACCCAGAGATGCGCGGCCATGCCGTCTCCTCTCGCGGAATAATCGTGCGAATCTCTTCCTACGCAAGCCTGGAAATATGCATCCTGAGTGCGCCTGCGTCAAGTGCTGCAGTGGATGGATTCCCTGATATAAAGAACGGGGAAAGCCCCCGTGGGTTCCCTCCCCGTTACTTCCACTGCCGGTTGTACTTCGACGCGCAGCTGGCCTCCCTCGGCGCGCTGCCTGGTCTTACGGCGCGCTGCCTGGCCCACTTCGGCCGGTCCCATCACGGAATCGCGGGCCGCCCTCGCTCGTACCGAACCTTCCCGTCCACGATGGTATACACGACTTCCGTGTCCAGGATTTCGTTCTCGGGCACGGTCATGATGTCCTTCGACAGCACCGTGAAATCGGCGAGCTTGCCTTGCTCGATGGACCCGAGCAGGTCTTCGTGAAACGAGCCGTAGGCGGCGTCCAGGGTATAGGACCTGAGCGCCTCCTGGCGCGACATGCGCTGGTCGCCGAACATCCCGCCTTCGGGCGTACCGTCGGGCCGCTCACGGGTTACGCTGGCGTAGAAGGAGGCGATGGGACTGACGTCTTCCACCGGCGCGTCGGTCCCGTTGATGATCTTCACGCCATGCTGCAGCAGCTTCTGCCAGACATAGCCGCCCTCCGCCGTGCGGGCGCTACCGAGCCGGTCCGGCGCCCAGGGAAGGTCCGAGGTCGCATGTATGCCCTGCATCGACGCGATCACGCCCAGCTGGGCGAACCGGGGGATGTCCGCCTCGTCCAGGATCTGGGTATGCTCGTCGCGGAACCGGTGGTCCTTCACGTGGGGGAATTCCTCCATCGCCTTCTCGTACATGTCGAGCATCATGCGGTTTCCGCGGTCGCCGATGGCGTGGGTGCAAACCTGCCAGCCATGCTCCAGGGCGAAACGGGCGGCGTCGTAGATCATGTCGGGCGGGGTCGTGGGGAATCCGGAATTCCCCGGATCGTCCTCGTAGGGCTCCAGCAGCCAGGCGCCCCGCGAACCGAGCGCTCCGTCTCCGTACATCTTGACGGCCCGGACGGTGAGAAACCCATCGGGGTGAGACCACGGTTTCTGCAGGGCGACCATGGTGTGCAGATTCGAGGCCATCACGTAGACGCGCATGTCCAGCTTGCCCGCGTCCGCGTACTCCTTGTACAGGTCGATCCCGTCCTCGCCGACCCCGGCGTCGTCGAACATGGTGATACCGTTGGCCAGGCATTCCTGAATGCCGAGTTCAAGGGCCTGTCGCCGCTGGTTTTCGGTGAAGCCGGGAACGCTCACCAGTCCCATGGCCTTGTCCACCAGGATACCCGTGGGGTTGCCGTCGGCATCCTTGATGATATCGCCGCCTTCAGGAGACCGCGTGTTCCGGTCTATACCCATGAGTTCCATAGCCCGGGCGTTGGCAAAGGCGGCATGGCCGTCGGCCCGTCGCACGTATACCGGGATATCGGGCACGGCCTCGCTCAGTCTGTGGTGGGTCATGAACCCGCGGACCGTGAGCGAACTGCGGTCCGTCCACTTCTCCTCGTGCCATCCGCGGCCGGTGATCCACTCGCCTTCCCCCACACCCTCGGCCGCCGCGAGCACCCGTTCGATGAGTTCGTCATAACCCGAAATGCCCACCAGGTCGACCGTCATCTTGGCAATCCCTATGCCCATGAGGTGGCCGTGGCTCTCTTTCAACCCGGGCACCAGGGTCTGGCCCTGGAGATCGATCACCCGGGTATCCGGACCGATGAAGGGGTCCACGTCCGCATCGACGCCCACGACGGCAATCCGGTTGCCGATGACGGCCACGGCCTGCGCCTTGGGACGATTGGCGTCCATCGTGTAGACTATGCCGTTTTTAAGTACCAGGTCCGCGGTGGACCGGCGTACCTGGGCTTCTCCGCCGGCGGTCCATACCAGGGACATCAGTCCCGCTATGGTCGCTGCAATCACTGACTGTCGCATGTCTACCTCCTCATAACCTGGCTTGGCGCCACGGTCTAAATCTCGTCCGCCACACGCCGGCGACCCACTTCCTCATTGATGTAGGCGATGATGTCCCGCGTCGATGTGCCCGGGCCGAACAGCTTCCCCACGCCGATCTTTGCGAGTTCCTCCCCGTCGGACTTCGGGATAATGCCGCCGCCGGTGAGGAGCATGTGCTGGACGCCCTTTTCCCGCAGCAGGTCCATGACGCGGGGGAAGATGGTCATATGGGCGCCCGAGAGGATGCTCAGCGCGACCACGTCCACGTCCTCCTGCACGGCCGCCTCCACGATCATTTCGGGCGTCTGCCGGAGCCCGGTGTAGATCACTTCCATGCCGGCGTCGCGCAAGGCCGCGGCCACCACCTTGGCGCCCCTGTCATGGCCGTCCAGGCCCGGTTTGGCGACGAGAACCCGAATATTTTCCGCCATGATCGCCTGTTCTCTCATTCCGCGCCGCCGCGGGACGGCACCGCGACGTCAATCCGTCATCCCTTCCATCATCTCCCGGGCGGCCGCCAGGGGGCTCAACTCCCTGCGGGCTACCCGTTCGGAAAGGCGGTCCATTGCGTCCCCGGCCTCCCGAAGTACCGTCAGGCGGCCCTGCCACCACTCGCCGAGCGCTTTCTCGATGGCCGAGCGCCCCTGGCGCATCCGGCGCGCCTGCAACCTGCCTTCTTCGGCGAGATGGTCCCGGTGGGCGTCCAGGCGCTCACACAGGTCGTCGATACCGGTATCATCCCGCGCGCTTGCGCTGAGGACGGGCGGTTTCCAGCCTTCCTCCCACCGCCCCATGTCCACGATCATCTTCAGTTCCGAGGTGAACCGGTCCGCGCCTTCGCGGTCGGACTTGTTCACGACCAGCACGTCGGCGATCTCCATCAGGCCGGCCTTCATGGCCTGGATGCTGTCACCCGATTCCGGCGTGAGCAGGACGACGGTCGTATCGCTGACATCGGAGACATCAAGGGTGGACTGGCCTACGCCTACGGTCTCCACAATGATAACATCTTTGCCGAAGGCGTCAAGGGCCGTCATCGCGTGCGGCGTCGCCTCCGAAAGCCCGCCGGTATGGCTCCGGTCGGCCTGGCTGCGCATGAACACCTGCGGGTCGTCCCACGAGCCCTGCATGCGGAGCCGGTCGCCAAGCAGCGCGCCGCCGGTGAA is a window encoding:
- a CDS encoding outer membrane lipoprotein carrier protein LolA encodes the protein MAAHLWVGLLTGLFVMQGVGAPGSVRMPEDVGSPEDVGPLRGFVAPEQPHTAEIVTGKMRQRLDGVRSLAARYTVTTFAAVLESRSETEGKLYLQRDRNRLRLEEAGQTIVSDGETLWTYVPGNRQVIVSPAGEEGTESGPGRTSRPGRPDDFIFNYSNRYLYALEGREPVDGMPCSRLRLTAVEPADGLPDLRIWVDEENWLTRKVTYTDDMGSETTLRFMDYRLNEKLAPGLFEMTVPEGVEWVDLR
- a CDS encoding amidohydrolase, with the translated sequence MRQSVIAATIAGLMSLVWTAGGEAQVRRSTADLVLKNGIVYTMDANRPKAQAVAVIGNRIAVVGVDADVDPFIGPDTRVIDLQGQTLVPGLKESHGHLMGIGIAKMTVDLVGISGYDELIERVLAAAEGVGEGEWITGRGWHEEKWTDRSSLTVRGFMTHHRLSEAVPDIPVYVRRADGHAAFANARAMELMGIDRNTRSPEGGDIIKDADGNPTGILVDKAMGLVSVPGFTENQRRQALELGIQECLANGITMFDDAGVGEDGIDLYKEYADAGKLDMRVYVMASNLHTMVALQKPWSHPDGFLTVRAVKMYGDGALGSRGAWLLEPYEDDPGNSGFPTTPPDMIYDAARFALEHGWQVCTHAIGDRGNRMMLDMYEKAMEEFPHVKDHRFRDEHTQILDEADIPRFAQLGVIASMQGIHATSDLPWAPDRLGSARTAEGGYVWQKLLQHGVKIINGTDAPVEDVSPIASFYASVTRERPDGTPEGGMFGDQRMSRQEALRSYTLDAAYGSFHEDLLGSIEQGKLADFTVLSKDIMTVPENEILDTEVVYTIVDGKVRYERGRPAIP
- a CDS encoding cobalamin B12-binding domain-containing protein, whose protein sequence is MAENIRVLVAKPGLDGHDRGAKVVAAALRDAGMEVIYTGLRQTPEMIVEAAVQEDVDVVALSILSGAHMTIFPRVMDLLREKGVQHMLLTGGGIIPKSDGEELAKIGVGKLFGPGTSTRDIIAYINEEVGRRRVADEI
- the meaB gene encoding methylmalonyl Co-A mutase-associated GTPase MeaB — protein: MKLLDRFLAGDRTALSRVITLLENDRDRRSALLDVLYPRSGKARRIGITGPPGSGKSTLADRLTARLRKSGRTVGIIAVDPTSPFTGGALLGDRLRMQGSWDDPQVFMRSQADRSHTGGLSEATPHAMTALDAFGKDVIIVETVGVGQSTLDVSDVSDTTVVLLTPESGDSIQAMKAGLMEIADVLVVNKSDREGADRFTSELKMIVDMGRWEEGWKPPVLSASARDDTGIDDLCERLDAHRDHLAEEGRLQARRMRQGRSAIEKALGEWWQGRLTVLREAGDAMDRLSERVARRELSPLAAAREMMEGMTD